TCGATCGGGGCCACAGTACGGGCCTCAAACGGGTCGCTCGAGGGCTATTCGTTCCTGTTCCCGTCCCCGTCCCCGACCCCGTCCCCGTCAGCAACCTGTTCGTGTTTCCGACTCGTCGGCCGGGGCTGGGTCTCGCGGTCGACCTGTGCGACTCGAGCGGTGCCACTCGTCTCGTCGAAGACGTGGTGGGTGTGCGGGTAGGCAAACTCGACTCCCTCCGCGCTGAATCGGTCGCGGATCGCTCGATGGACCGCCGAGCGGACGACCGTGATCTTGTACGGATGATTCACCCAGAACCGAACCTGCAGGGTGACGCCGCTGTCGCCATACTCGAGGACGTCACACGTCGGCGAGGCGGCGTACCGGGCGCTCCCGATGCGAATATCCGGGCCGCCAGCGATCACGTTGTCGACGCCTCGCGTCGCTCGCTCGGAGACACGTATGGCCGTCTCGAGGTCGCTCTCGTAGGTGATCTCGAACGAAATGGACAGCCGTGTCCGTTCGTCCTCGGCCGAGAAGTTGACGACGTCCCGGGCGTTTATCTCCGAGTTCGGGATGACGATAAACGTGTTCTCGAGCGTGAATATCTTCGTGTAGCGGATCGTGATGTCCTCGACGAATCCCCGGTGCCCACTGTCGGTAACTTCGATCATGTCGCCGATTTCGTATGGCTGGTCCGAGAGGACGAACAGGCCGTTGATCAGGCTGCCGACCAACGGAGCGAGCACGATACCCACCATGGCCGAGATGACCGTCACCGGAAGCAGGATTTCGAAGCCAGTTAGACCGAGGATGTTGGCCGCGACCAGGACCGTGAACGCGATGACTGTGATTCGAACGGCTCGAAGGACCGTTCGCGTCACCGATGGCCGTTCGATTTTCTGGGCGATCGTCCGACCAGTGAGGCGAACGACGACCTTCGAGAGGTACCAGCCGACGATCAGCACGAATACGGCGAACGCCATGTCGACGACCCCGGGCGGAATCCAGTTGGGGGCGAGTGACCGTAGCCCCTCCTCGACGGCCGTCTCATTGCCACCCGTGGCGTTCTGCAGCATACCCTCACTGTCAGGGGCGTCGTGGTTAAGCGT
This region of Natronosalvus halobius genomic DNA includes:
- a CDS encoding mechanosensitive ion channel family protein, which translates into the protein MLQNATGGNETAVEEGLRSLAPNWIPPGVVDMAFAVFVLIVGWYLSKVVVRLTGRTIAQKIERPSVTRTVLRAVRITVIAFTVLVAANILGLTGFEILLPVTVISAMVGIVLAPLVGSLINGLFVLSDQPYEIGDMIEVTDSGHRGFVEDITIRYTKIFTLENTFIVIPNSEINARDVVNFSAEDERTRLSISFEITYESDLETAIRVSERATRGVDNVIAGGPDIRIGSARYAASPTCDVLEYGDSGVTLQVRFWVNHPYKITVVRSAVHRAIRDRFSAEGVEFAYPHTHHVFDETSGTARVAQVDRETQPRPTSRKHEQVADGDGVGDGDGNRNE